CGCTCCATCCTGGAAGAGACCGGCATCCGCCCCACGTGGTCGGCCGAGGCGTTCCCGGACCCGGTCGAGGACGTCCGCCAATCGCTGCGGCGGATCAAGGCCAGCCCGTTCATCACGGCGACCACGTCCCTGCGCGGGTTCGTCTTCGACGTCGCCACCGGCAAGCTCGACGAGGTCACGCTGTAGGTAGCCCCCGCCGCGCAGCGGGGCGCACAGATCACATTGACAGCAACACAGTGCGACTGGTTGCATTGCCAGCCATAACCAACAAATATGGTAAGTCTCACCAAGATTATCGGGTATCCCTGGCAAGGAAGTCATGACCAGTAACGTCACTGCGCCCCCCGAGGCCTCTACGGCCGGGCACTATCAGCTCACGCATCTGCGCACCCTGGAGGCCGAGGCCATCCACATCATCCGGGAGGTGGCGGCGGAGTTCGAGCGTCCGGTGCTGCTGTTCTCGGGCGGCAAGGACTCCATCGTCATGCTGCATCTGGCCGTCAAGGCGTTCGCGCCGGGCCGGCTGCCGTTCCCGGTGATGCATGTCGACACCGGCCACAACTTCGACGAGGTCATCGCCGCCCGCGACGAGCTGGTCGCCCAGACCGGGGTCCGGCTGGTGGTCGCCTCAGTGCAAGACGACATCGACGCTGGACGGGTGGTCGACGACGGGCCGTCGCGCAACCCGCTGCAGACCGTCACGTTGCTGCGGGCGATCCGCGAGAACAAGTTCGACGCCGCGTTCGGCGGTGCCCGCCGCGACGAGGAGAAGGCTCGCGCCAAGGAGCGGGTGTTCAGCTTCCGTGACGAGTTCGGCCAGTGGGACCCCAAGGCCCAACGGCCCGAGCTGTGGAACCTCTACAACGGGCGGCATCGGGCCGGCGAACACATCCGGGCGTTCCCGCTGTCGAACTGGACCGAGTTCGACATCTGGTCCTACGTCGGCGCGGAGGAAATCGCGCTGCCGTCAATCTATTTCGCGCACCAGCGCAAGGTGTTCCGGCGTGACGGCATGCTGCTGGCCGACCATGAGTTCCTGCGCCCCGTCGACGGGGAAGAGGTGTTCGAGACTTCGGTCCGGTTCCGCACCGTCGGCGACGTCACCTGCACAGGCTGCGTGGAATCCACGGCGGCCACCGTCGACGAGGTGATCGACGAGACCGCAGTGTCCCGGCTGACTGAGCGCGGGGCGACTCGCGCCGACGACCGGATCTCCGAAGCAGGCATGGAAGACCGCAAGAGGCAGGGGTATTTCTGATGGGTGCGGCAACCACGCTGCTTCGTATCGCCACGGCCGGATCGGTCGACGACGGCAAGTCCACGCTGATCGGACGGCTGCTGTTCGATTCCAAGGCCGTCATGGAGGACCAGCTGGCCTCGGTCGAGCGCACCTCCCGGGAGCGCGGTCACGACTACACCGACCTGGCCCTGGTGACCGACGGTCTGCGCGCCGAGCGCGAGCAGGGCATCACGATCGATGTCGCTTACCGCTACTTCGCAACGCCCAAGCGGAAATTCATCATCGCCGACACCCCGGGGCACATCCAGTACACCCGCAACATGGTGACCGGAGCCTCGACCGCCCAGCTGGCGATCGTGCTGGTCGACGCGCGGCACGGGCTGCAGGAGCAGTCCCGCCGGCACACCTTCCTGGCGTCGCTGCTGGGGATCCGTCACATTGTGTTGGCGGTCAACAAGATGGATCTGATCGACTGGGACGCCGAGAAGTTCGAAGCGATCCGCGACGACTTCCACTCGTTCGCCACCCGCCTGGACGTGCACGACGTGACGACCATCCCGATCTCGGCGCTGCTCGGCGACAACGTGGTGACCAAGTCCGACAAGACGCCCTTCTACGACGGTCCGGCGCTGCTGTCGCATCTGGAAGAGGTCTACATCGCCGGTGACCGCAACCTGGTCGACGTGCGGTTCCCGGTGCAGTACGTGATCCGCCCGCAGACCCACGAGCACGCCGATCACCGTAGCTACGCCGGCACGGTGGCCAGTGGTGTGCTGCGTCCCGGCGACGACGTCGTGGTGCTGCCCTCGGGCAAGCCGAGCCGGATCGCCGCGATCGAGGGTCCCAACGGCACAGTGGCCGAAGCGTTTCCGCCGATGGCGGTCTCGGTGAGCCTCACCGACGACATCGACATCTCCCGCGGCGACATGATCGCCCGCACCAACAACCAGCCGCGCGTGGTCCAGGACTTCGACGCCACCGTGTGTTGGATGGCCGACGGTGCGACGCTGCAGCCGGGCAACGACTACATCATCAAGCACACCACCCGGACCACCCGGGTGAAGGTGATGGCGCTGGACTACCGCCTCGACGTCAATACCTTGCACCGCGACAAAGAGGCGAACACGTTGAAGCTCAACGAGCTCGGCCGCGTCTCGCTGCGCTCGCAGGTGCCGCTGATGCTCGACGAGTTCACCCGCAACGACGCCACCGGCTCGTTCATCCTGATCGACCAGGCGACCAACGGGACCGTGGCCGCCGGCATGGTGCTGCGCGACGTCTCGCCGCGCGTGTCGAGCCCCAACACGGTGCGGCACGAGTCGCTGGTCACCGCGACCGACCGGTTGTCCAAGGGCCGCACCGTGTGGCTGACCGGCCTGTCCGGCGCGGGCAAGTCGTCGGTGGCGATGCGTGTCGAACAGCTGTTGCTCGAAAGGGGAACGCCGGCTTACGTTCTCGACGGCGACAACCTGCGGCACGGCCTCAATGCCGACCTGGGCTTCTCGATGGCCGACCGTGCCGAGAATCTGCGGCGGCTGGCGCACGTGGCCACCCTGCTGGCCGACTCCGGCCAGATCGTGTTGGTGCCGGCGATCAGCCCGCTGATCGAGCATCGCCAGCTGGCCCGCCAGGTGCACACCGACGCCGGGTTCGACTTCGTCGAGGTGTTCTGCGACACCTCGTTGGAGGAGTGCGAGCAGCGTGACCCCAAGGGGCTCTACGCGAAGGCGCGCGCGGGACTGATCACGCACTTCACCGGTATCGACAGCCCGTATCAGCGGCCGCGGAACCCCGACGTGCGGCTGAGCTCGCAGAACAGCGTCGACGAGCAGGCCCGCCAGGTCATCGCGGCGATCGACGACCGCAAGTGAACGATCACCAGCTGGCCGCGCACCTGGCCGCCGAGGCGGGCCGGCTGCTGCTGCGCGTCCGCGAGGAACTGGCCGACGCGACAGAGGCGGAACGGAAGGCGGCCGGCGACCAGCGTTCGCACGACTTCCTGATGGCCGCACTGGCCAGTGAGCGGCCCGACGACGCGGTGCTGTCCGAGGAGGGCGCCGACAACCCGGTCCGCCTGGCCGCCGAGCGGGTGTGGATCGTCGACCCGCTGGACGGCACCCGGGAGTTCAGCGAACTCGGCCGCGACGACTGGGCCGTGCACGTGGCGCTGTGGCAAGCCGGCGAGTTGTCCGCCGGGGCGGTGGCGCTGCCCGCGCGGGACAGCACGCTGGCCACCCCGGTGGTTCCCGCACCGCCCGCATATCAGGGGGCGCCCCGTATCGCGGTGTCACGCAGCCGTCCGCCCGCGATCGCCGAAGCGGTTCGCGAGCGACTGGACGGCGTGCTGGTGCCGATGGGCTCGGCCGGAGTGAAGGTGGCCTCCGTCGTGGCGGGCACCACCGATGTCTACGTGCACGCCGGCGGGCAGTACGAGTGGGACTCGGCGGCCCCGGTGGCGGTGGCCCGGGCCGCAGGCCTGCACACCTCGCGCATCGACGGTTCACCGCTGGTCTACAACCGGGCCGACCCATTGCTGCCCGACCTGGTGGTGTGCCGCCCCGAATACACGCAAGAGGTGCTCGCAGCGATCAGCTGACCCGCCAGATGGAAGAATGCTCGCAATGCGCATGTCGGCCAAGGCGGAGTACGCGGTGCGAGCGATGGTCCAACTGGCCACCGCCGAGCCCGGCGCCTTGGTCAAGACCGACGAAATAGCGGCCGCGCAGGGCATTCCGGCGCAGTTCCTCGTCGACATCCTGTCCGATCTGCGCACCGACCGGCTGGTGCGCAGCCAGCGCGGCCGCGACGGCGGCTACGAGCTGGCCAGGGCGGCCACCGCGATCAGCGTCGCCGACGTGTTGCGTTGCATCGACGGCCCGCTGGCCAGTGTGCGGGACATCGGCATGGGCGATCTGCCCTACGCCGGCCCGACGGCCGCGTTGACCGACGTGTGGCGGGCATTGCGGGCCAGCATGCGCTCGGTGCTCGAGCAGACCAGCCTGGCCGACGTGGCGTCGGGCGATCTGCCGGCGCACGTCGCCGAACTGGCCACCGACTACCGCACCCAGGAACGCCAGCGCGGCCACACGCCGGGCTAGCCGCCGGGCTAACCGCCGGGTTGATTCGGCGGTCCAGCTGCGGCTCTCCTCCGTCGAGCCTTGCTAACCGCCGGTCCCGTACGACCGGGTGAGAATCTCCATGTGGTGCCCGGCCGGGTCGGGGAAGTACACGCCGCGCCCGCCGTCACGGTGATTGACCTCGCCGGGGTGGTCACCGCTGGGATCTGCCCAATGCGCCAGCCCGCGCTCGGAGATCTTGGCGTAGATCGCGTCGAAGTCGGATTCGGAGACTAAGAACGCGTAGTGCTGTGGCCGGATCTCCTCGCCGGCCGGCACGTCGGCGTAATCGAGGCTGGCCTGGTGATCGAGTGCGACGACTTGGAAGCGGCCGAACGGCTGCGGTGCGGGCAGGCCGAACAGCTCGGCCAGAAAAGCTGCCGACTCCTGTTTGTCGTGCGCGGCCACGATCGTGTGGTTGAACGAGATACCCATTCCTCAAGTGTCGGCCGCGCACGCCGCCCGTGCCACAATCGCGGTCATGCAGGTGGGAATGACCATGCCCGTGATGGAACCGGACCTCGATGCAACGCTGCTGCGAGACTGGGCGCGCACCATCGACGACGGGCCGTTCTCGTCGCTGGCCTGGGGTGAGCGAATCGCGTTCACCAACCCCGACAGCCTGACCCTGCTGGGTGCGCTGTCGGCGTGGACCGAGCGGGTGCGCCTGGTGACCACGGTGATCGTCCCGCAACTGCACGACCCGGTCATGCTGGCCAAGGCGCTGGCCACCGCGGACCTGCTCAGCCAGGGCCGGCTCACCGTCGGGCTTGGCGTGGGCGGCCGCGAGGAGGACTACCGGGCCGTCGGTGCTGAACCGGCGACGCAGACCATGGCCGAGATGGCCGCAGCCGTGGCGATCATGCGGCGCGTCTGGGCGGGGGAGAAGCTCACCGAGTCGGTGCTGCCGGTCGGCCCGGCACCGACGCAGCCCGGCGGGCCGCCGCTGGTGGTCGGTACAACCGGGCCGAAGACCCTGCGCAGCGCGGCTTCCTGGGCCGAAGGCCTGGCCGGCATCACCTTGGATCTCGACGTCGCCAAACAGAACGAACTGTTTGACGTCGCGCGCGACGCCTGGCGGCAGGCGGGTCGCGCCAAGCCGTATCTGGCGACGTCGTTCTGGTTCGCCCTCGGGGATCGGGAGGAAGCCCGCGATCAGGTGCGCCGGCACCTGCTGCGCTATATGAACTGGATTCCCGCGGAGTATGTCGAGGCGATGGCCCCGACCACCGGCTGGGCCGGCAGCGAGGACGAGTTGGCCGAGGTTCTGCGCCGGTTTGCGGCGGTGGGCACCGACGAGGTCCATCTGATCCCGACCAGCTCTGACCTGGGTCAACTGCGCTGCGTAGCCGATGTGGTCGCCGAGGTCAGCCGGGCCGGCTGAGCGGGCAATCCGCTGATTGCGACACCGTCACGGAAGCGTCTCTATCCTCCTCCGGCAG
The window above is part of the Mycolicibacter sp. MU0102 genome. Proteins encoded here:
- the cysD gene encoding sulfate adenylyltransferase subunit CysD; its protein translation is MTSNVTAPPEASTAGHYQLTHLRTLEAEAIHIIREVAAEFERPVLLFSGGKDSIVMLHLAVKAFAPGRLPFPVMHVDTGHNFDEVIAARDELVAQTGVRLVVASVQDDIDAGRVVDDGPSRNPLQTVTLLRAIRENKFDAAFGGARRDEEKARAKERVFSFRDEFGQWDPKAQRPELWNLYNGRHRAGEHIRAFPLSNWTEFDIWSYVGAEEIALPSIYFAHQRKVFRRDGMLLADHEFLRPVDGEEVFETSVRFRTVGDVTCTGCVESTAATVDEVIDETAVSRLTERGATRADDRISEAGMEDRKRQGYF
- the cysC gene encoding adenylyl-sulfate kinase; this translates as MGAATTLLRIATAGSVDDGKSTLIGRLLFDSKAVMEDQLASVERTSRERGHDYTDLALVTDGLRAEREQGITIDVAYRYFATPKRKFIIADTPGHIQYTRNMVTGASTAQLAIVLVDARHGLQEQSRRHTFLASLLGIRHIVLAVNKMDLIDWDAEKFEAIRDDFHSFATRLDVHDVTTIPISALLGDNVVTKSDKTPFYDGPALLSHLEEVYIAGDRNLVDVRFPVQYVIRPQTHEHADHRSYAGTVASGVLRPGDDVVVLPSGKPSRIAAIEGPNGTVAEAFPPMAVSVSLTDDIDISRGDMIARTNNQPRVVQDFDATVCWMADGATLQPGNDYIIKHTTRTTRVKVMALDYRLDVNTLHRDKEANTLKLNELGRVSLRSQVPLMLDEFTRNDATGSFILIDQATNGTVAAGMVLRDVSPRVSSPNTVRHESLVTATDRLSKGRTVWLTGLSGAGKSSVAMRVEQLLLERGTPAYVLDGDNLRHGLNADLGFSMADRAENLRRLAHVATLLADSGQIVLVPAISPLIEHRQLARQVHTDAGFDFVEVFCDTSLEECEQRDPKGLYAKARAGLITHFTGIDSPYQRPRNPDVRLSSQNSVDEQARQVIAAIDDRK
- a CDS encoding 3'(2'),5'-bisphosphate nucleotidase CysQ → MNDHQLAAHLAAEAGRLLLRVREELADATEAERKAAGDQRSHDFLMAALASERPDDAVLSEEGADNPVRLAAERVWIVDPLDGTREFSELGRDDWAVHVALWQAGELSAGAVALPARDSTLATPVVPAPPAYQGAPRIAVSRSRPPAIAEAVRERLDGVLVPMGSAGVKVASVVAGTTDVYVHAGGQYEWDSAAPVAVARAAGLHTSRIDGSPLVYNRADPLLPDLVVCRPEYTQEVLAAIS
- a CDS encoding Rrf2 family transcriptional regulator; this encodes MRMSAKAEYAVRAMVQLATAEPGALVKTDEIAAAQGIPAQFLVDILSDLRTDRLVRSQRGRDGGYELARAATAISVADVLRCIDGPLASVRDIGMGDLPYAGPTAALTDVWRALRASMRSVLEQTSLADVASGDLPAHVAELATDYRTQERQRGHTPG
- a CDS encoding VOC family protein; the encoded protein is MGISFNHTIVAAHDKQESAAFLAELFGLPAPQPFGRFQVVALDHQASLDYADVPAGEEIRPQHYAFLVSESDFDAIYAKISERGLAHWADPSGDHPGEVNHRDGGRGVYFPDPAGHHMEILTRSYGTGG
- a CDS encoding LLM class flavin-dependent oxidoreductase, giving the protein MTMPVMEPDLDATLLRDWARTIDDGPFSSLAWGERIAFTNPDSLTLLGALSAWTERVRLVTTVIVPQLHDPVMLAKALATADLLSQGRLTVGLGVGGREEDYRAVGAEPATQTMAEMAAAVAIMRRVWAGEKLTESVLPVGPAPTQPGGPPLVVGTTGPKTLRSAASWAEGLAGITLDLDVAKQNELFDVARDAWRQAGRAKPYLATSFWFALGDREEARDQVRRHLLRYMNWIPAEYVEAMAPTTGWAGSEDELAEVLRRFAAVGTDEVHLIPTSSDLGQLRCVADVVAEVSRAG